CGTCAAATTCCGAGCGCAGCATGAAGGTGCTGCGCCGGTCGGCGTCATGGCTGATCGCATAGGCGCGGGCCACGTCGTCCATCGTCATAGAGAAATCCCGGTGCGAGCGCTCAAGCTGCACCATGCGGCGGTTGGCCGGGATGTAGAAGCAGAGCGCAAGGAAAAGCCCCGCCACGCCGATTTGCAGCCACATGCCCGCCTGAGGATAGACCGTGTCCCCAAACCGCAGCGGAAGATAGAGCCAGGGCGAAAGCCCGAGGGCTGCCAGCAGGCTGCTGCCCACAAGCGCCACCGCCATCGCTACGATCAGAAATAATGAGAGCGCCTGAAGGCCGCGCTGGAATTGAAAAAAGACGGAGTCCGTATGTCTTTGCATAATCGTCACCGTGAAGAATTGTTAACCGTACCCTAGAAGGAAAGGTTACCCCGGAAAACCAATCGGTTAAGAGGGAAACTTCGGGTAAATCATCACAAAGCGGCGAAAGCAGCCCGGTTTTCTGAAACAATTCGTGTGCAACCTGTGGGGTATTTTCGCAGGGTCAATGGCAGGCCGCAAGGTGTTGTGGTTCAACCAAAAATCACCACAAGGCGGGGCGATCGGCCTCAGCGCAGTGATTCGATGGGGCCTTCGGCGCGGCCGTGGATGAATTGGTCGAGGTAGGGATCGCCGCTTTCTTCCATCTGCGCGACAGGCCCCGTCCATTGGATCTTGCCCGCATGGAGCATGGCAATCTCATCGGCGATGGCGCGCACGCTGGTCATGTCGTGGGTGATCGTCATGGCGGTGGCACCCATTTCCACCACGATCTCGCGGATCAGATCGTTGATCACGCCGGCCATGATTGGATCGAGCCCGGTGGTCGGCTCGTCAAAGAAAATGATCTCGGGCTCCGCCGCGATGGCGCGGGCGAGGCCCACGCGTTTCTGCATGCCGCCGGAAAGCTCGGCTGGGTACAGATCGGCCACATCGGGCGATAGCCCCACCCGGCGCAGCTTCTCGATGGCGATCTCGCGCGCTTCGGCCTTGGGGCGCTTGAGCGCCCCGCGCAGCAGGCGAAAGCCGACGTTCTGCCAGACGGGCATGGAGTCAAACAGCGCGCCGCCCTGAAACAGCATCCCGAACCGGGCAAGAAAGGCGTCGCGGTTGTCGCCATCGGTGCCGTCCACGGTGATCGTGCCAGAGTCGGGCCGCACGAGGCCGAGCACGCATTTCAGCAACACCGATTTGCCGGTGCCGGAGCCGCCGATGATCACCATGCTGCGCCCCTTGCCGATCTCAAGATCGACGCCCTGCAGCACCTTCTTGGGGCCAAAAGCCTTGTGAACGTTGTCTAGCCGGATCATGCGGAGAAGAAGGCCTCCGTCAGCAGGTAGTTGGCGGCGAGGATCAGCACGGAAGCCGAGACAACGGCGGATTTCGTCGCCTGCCCAACCCCTTGCGCGCCGCGCCCGGAATTCATGCCGTGGTAGCAGCCCATCAGCGCCACGATGAAGCCGAAGGCCGCGCCCTTCACAAGGCCCGAGCCGACATCCCAGGGTTCAAGGAAATTCACGGTGTTCTGCAGGTAAGCCGCGCCGTTGAAGCCCAGCCGCTGCACGCCCACCACGTAGCCGCCGAGGATGCCGATGGCATCGCCCACGGCCACCAGCACGGGCACGGCCAGCGTGGCGGCCAGCAGGCGCGGGGCGGTGAGGTATTTCATCGGGTTGGTGGAAAGCGTGGTGAGCGCGTCGATCTGTTCGGTGACCTTCATCGTGCCGATCTCGGCGGCAATGGAAGAGGCCACCCGCGCCGCCACCATCAAACCGCCCAGCACGGGCCCCAACTCGCGCACCATGCCGATGGCCACGATGGAGGGCACAACGGCCTCGGCGTTGAACCGCGCGCCACCGGCATAGATCTGCAGCGCCAGCGCGCCGCCGGTGAAAAAGGCGGTGAGCCCGACGACGGGCAGGGAATACCAGCCGATCGTCATCAACGCCGCAAGGAACTCGCGCGGGTAGAAGGGCGGGCGGAAGACGTGGGACACGGCGGAGAGCGCGAAGAGCGTGATCCGGCCGATCGCGGCCAGCAGGGCCAGCGTCGTGCGGCCGATCACCGTGAAGGGCGTAAGCACCGCCGCCATGCTCAGCCGCCCGTGTAGCGGCGCGCGTAGCGGGCACCGAGCGAGGTCAGGATCTCGTAGCCGATGGTGCCGGCCATCTCGGCGAGCGCATCGACCCCTTGCGCAGGGCAGAGGATGTCGAGGGCAGCAGGCACCTCGTTCAGATGGCTCACATCCACCGTGATCAGATCCATGGACACGCGGCCCGCGACGGGGCAGGGGGTGTCGCCCGCGAAGACCTGCGCCTTGCCGCTCATCGCGCGGATCAGCCCGTCGGCATAGCCGCCGGAAATGGTGGCGATGTGGGCGGGCGCCTGTGCCGTCCAACTGCAGCCATAGCCCACGGCCTCGCCCTCGGTCAGCTCCCGGGTCTGGATGACGGGCAGGGCAATGCGCGCCACAGGCTGCGCGGCCTCAAACGGCAGGCCGCCATAAAGGCCGATGCCGGGGCGGGTGAGGTCGAAATGGTAGTCAGGCCCTAGAAGGATGCCGCCGGTGGCCGAGAGCGAGCGCGGCACGTTGAGCCCGTCCGTCATCTCGCGGAAGGCCGCGAGCTGGCGGGCGTTGGCCTCGTGATCTGGTTCATCCGCACAGGCCAGATGGCTCATCAAGAGGCGCGGCGCGAGAGAGAGTACCAGCTCGGCAACGCTGGCCCATTCGGCAGGCTCCATGCCAAGCCGGTTCATGCCGGAATCAAGCTGCACGCCAAAGGCATGGCCCGGCAGGCTCTCCACGTGGCGGGTCAGCTGCTCCACGGAGTTGAGCATCGGGGTCAGCTGCAGATCCTGCAGCATCTCGGTGTCGCCGGCCATATGGCCCGAGAACACGCAGATTTCCGGCCCCGGCCCGAGCGCATTGCGCACGGCCGCGCCTTCCTCGGCTACCGCCACGAAAAACCGCCGCGCCCCGGCCTTGGCCAGCGCCCGCGCCACACGGCCCGCGCCCAGCCCATAGCCGTCGGCCTTCACCACGGCGGCGGTTTCAACTGTGTCAGCCGACAGGCGGTCGAGCGCGCGCCAGTTCGCGGCGAGCGCATCGAGATCGATGGTGAGTGTTCCGGTTCCCATGCCGACGCTTTTCACGCGCTGCTCTGCGCCGGTCAAGAGGGAAGCCGCGGCAGGCAGGCCTGCCACGGCGACGCGGGGGCGCTGCCCCCGCACCCCCCGAGGTATTTCAGGCGAGAGGAAGGGGCCCCACTTTGTTCTGTAAATATCTCGGGGGAGTCGCCGAAGGCGGCGGGGGCAGAGCCCCCCTTTCGCGCTTGCCACAAAGGAAAAGGCCGCAGGGGGAGCTGCGGCCTTCTCTAAAAAGTGGCGCGTGGCGGTCAGGCCAGTTTGCCCTCGGCTGTCAGGATCGACTTGCCGCCAAGGTAGGGGTGCAGCACCTCGGGCAGGCGGACGGAGCCGTCTTCCTGCTGGCCGTTCTCCAGCACCGCGATCAGCGCGCGGCCCACGGCGAGGCCGGAGCCGTTGAGCGTGTGGACAAACTCGGGCTTGCCGCCGGCGTCGGGTTTGAAACGCGCGTTCATCCGGCGGGCCTGGAAATCGCCGCATGTGGAGATCGAGGAGATCTCGCGGTAGGTGTTCTGCCCGGGCAGCCAGACCTCGATGTCATGGGTGCGGCGCGCGCCGAAGCCGATGTCGCCGGTGCAGAGCACCACGGTGCGGTAGGGAAGCTCCAGTTTTTCGAGGATCGCTTCGGCGCAGCGGGTCATGCGCGCGTGTTCTTCCTCGCTCTTTTCGGGATGGGTGACGCTGACCATCTCGACCTTTTCGAACTGGTGCTGGCGCAGCATGCCCGCCGTGTCGCGGCCCGCGCTGCCGGCCTCGGAGCGGAAGCATTGCGTGTGGGCCACGTAGCGGCGGGGCAGGTAGCTTTCGGAGATCGTCTCGCCGTTGACGATGTTGGTCAGGCTCACCTCGGCAGTGGGCACGAGCCACCAGCCGTCCGTCGTCTGGTAGCTGTCCTCGCCGAACTTGGGCAGCTGGCCGGTGCCAACCATCATCTCCTCGCGCACCAGAACGGGTGTCCAGGTTTCGGTGAGGCCGTGCTCCTCGACGTGGGTGTCGATCATGAATTGCGCCAGAGCCCGGTGCAGCCGCGCCACGCCGCCGGACAGCACCACGAAGCGCGACCCGGACAGCTTGGCAGCAGTCTCGAAGTCCATGCCGTCCTGCACGCCGGCCAGCTCGTAGTGTTCCTTCGGCGTGAAGGCGAAGTTGCGCGGGCTGCCGAAGCGGCGGATTTCCACGTTGTCCGCTTCATCCGCGCCCTCGGGCACATCGTCATAGACCACGTTGGGCAGGCCCATCAGCACTTCGGCAAGGCGGGCGTCTTCCTCCTTGGCCTCGGCTTCCAGGCGGGCGATTTCGTCTTTCTTTTCCGCCACAAGCGCGCGCAGGCGTTCGAACTCGGCCTCATCGCCCCGGCCCTTGGCCGCGCCGACTTCCTTGCTGGCCTTGTTACGTTCGGCCTGCGCGGTTTCGGCGGCCGCGATCTTGGCGCGGCGGGCCTCGTCGATGGCGAGGATCTCGGAGGAAAGGGAAGACAGCCCACGGCGCGCCATGGCGGCGTCGAATGCGGCGGGGTTTTCGCGGATCAGGCGAATGTCATGCATCTGTCCAGTCCTTTCCTTCTGGTGGTTTTGAATGCGCACCCCATATGCCCGAAGGGTCTGCGCTTTGAAAGGGTGAAAACCGCCCGCCTTTGCCGGGCCCTTGCCTTGCCATCCCCAAAAGCCGCCTATAGGGTGCGCGCCAGCTTGAACCGGGGCCCTGAACACGCCCCGAGAGAAAAGGAAGAAAACCCATGTTCGCAACGCCTGCCTACGCGCAAGCCGCCGGTGGTGGCTCTGCCATCGCAAGCTTCGTTCCGCTGATCCTGATTTTCGCCATCATGTACTTCCTGCTGATCCGTCCGCAGCAGAAGAAAATGAAGGAACACCAGAAGATGGTGAGCGCGCTGCGCCGGGGCGATCAGGTCGTCACGCAGGGTGGCATCGTGGGCAAGGTTTCCAAGGTGCTCGACGGCGCCGACACCACCGGCCAGATCGAGGTGGAGATTGCAGAGGGCGTGAAGGTCCGCGTGATCCAGGCCACCGTGTCGCAGGTTCTGAACAAGACCGAGCCGACGAAGTAAACGCGAAAAATCAGGGCGTTATCTGATGCTGCAAATGTCCGCATTCAAGCGGGTGGTGATTATCGGAGTCTGTCTCATCGGGCTCCTTTTCGCCATGCCGAACGCCTTCTACCCGCGGGTGGAAGGGCACAATGACGCCGTGAAAGCCATCGAGGCCGGCGCAGACAGCCCTGAAAACGCGGCTGCCGCGGCGGCCTGGCCCAGCTGGCTGCCCTCCACGATCGTGAACCTCGGGCTCGATCTGCGCGGCGGCGCGCATTTGCTCGCCGAAGTGCAGGTGGCCGATGTCTACGAGGCCCGCATCGAGGCGCTTTGGCCGGATGTGCGCGACGCGCTGCGCCCGCTGCGCGAAACTGTCGGCACCATCCGCCTGCAAGAGAGTGCTCCGGGCGAGCTGCGCGTGCGCATCTCCCAGCCTGCGGGTATGGACACCGCCCTTGCCGCCGTGCGCGAGCTGGCGCGCCCTGTCGTTACCCTCACAGGGGGTGGCGCGAGCGATCTGGACGTGCGCGCGGAAGGTGACGAGATCGTCGTCAGCCTGTCGGAAGCCGAACGGCTTGCCACCGACGATCGCACCCTGCGCCAGTCGCTCGAAATCATCCGCCGCCGCGTGGATGAGGTCGGCACCCGCGAGCCTACCATCCAGCGTCAGGGCGAAGACCGCATCCTGATTCAGGTGCCCGGCCTTGGCTCCGCCGAGGAGCTGAAGGCGCTGATCGGCACCACCGCGCAGCTGGGCTTCCACCCGGTTGTCGGGCGCTCCTCCAACCCGGATCAGGATCCGGGCCTGCGCAACAAGATCCTGCCGTCGATTGATGAAGAGGGCGTGTATTACATCGTCGAGAGCCTGCCTGTAGTCACCGGCGAAGAGCTCGTAGACGCGCAGCCCGCGTTCGATCAGAATAACCGCCCTGCGGTGAACTTCCGCTTCAACCCCTCCGGAGCGCGCAAGTTTGGCGATTACACCGCCGAGAACATCGGCTCCCCCTTCGCTATCGTGCTCGATGGCGAGGTGATCTCTGCCCCCGTCATTCAGGATCACATTCCCGGCGGCTCCGGCATCATCACCGGCAATTTCAACGTGGAAGAATCCACCCAGCTTGCCGTGCTGTTGCGCGCAGGCGCGCTGCCGGCGGGGCTGACCTTCCTTGAAGAACGCACCATCGGCCCGGAACTGGGGCAGGACAGCATCGAGGCAGGCCGCATCGCCTGTATCGTCGCCTTTGCCGCGGTTCTGGTGTTCATGGTGGCGAGCTACGGGCTGTTCGGCGTCTTCGCCAACATCGCCCTGATGATCAACGTCGGGCTGATCTTCGGCCTGCTGTCGGTGATCGGCGCCACGCTGACCCTGCCGGGCATCGCCGGCATCGTGCTGACGATCGGTATGGCGGTGGACGCAAACGTGCTTGTCTTCGAGCGGATCCGGGAAGAGCTGAAAACGGCCAAGGGTCCGGCGCGGGCCATCGAGCTTGGCTATGAAAAGGCGCTTTCGGCGATCCTTGACGCCAACATAACCACTTTCATCACCGCCGTCATCCTCTTCGTGATGGGCGCGGGGCCGGTGCGCGGCTTCTCCATCACGCTGGCGCTGGGCATCATCACATCGGTTTTCACCGCGATCTACGTGACGCGTCTGATGATCGTGTTCTGGTTCGAGCGCAAGCGCCCGAAGACAATCGAGGTCTGAGCCATGAGACTGAAACTTGTACCCGATGAGACGAATTGGGATTTCTTCAAGCGCAGCAAGCTGACGCTCGGGCTTTCGGGCTTCGCCATGCTGGCCTCGGTGGTGTTGTTCTTTGTGGTCGGCCTGAACTTCGGGATCGACTTCAAGGGCGGCACGACGATCCGCACCCAGAGCACCTCGGAAGTGGACGTAGGCGCCTACCGCGCAGCCATCGCACCGCTTGAGCTTGGCGATGTCTCGATCACCGAAGTGTTCGATCCGTCTTTCAACGCCAACGAGCATGTGGCCATGGTCCGAATTCAGGCGCAGGAAGGGGCCGAGAGCGTCTCCGTTGAAGTGATCAACGCCGTGGAGGCCGCGCTGCAGGCGGTGGATCCCTCCATCACGTTCCCATCGGTGGAATCGGTTGGCCCGAAGGTTTCGGGCGAACTGGTGCAGACGGCGGTGATCGCGGTGCTGATGGCCATCGGCGCGGTGCTGTTTTACATTTGGCTGCGGTTTGAATGGCAGTTCGCGCTGGGGGCCGTGGCCGCTCTGGTGCACGACGTGGTGCTGACGATCGGCATCTTCTCGGCGCTGCAGATCAAGTTCGATCTGGCGATCATCGCGGCGCTTCTTACCATCGTGGGCTACTCGCTGAACGACACCGTGGTGGTGTTTGACCGCGTCCGCGAGAACCTGCGCAAATACAAGAAACTGCCGCTGAAAGAGGTGCTGAACCTCTCGATCAACGAAACGCTCAGCCGCACGATGATGACCTCCATCACCACGCTAATCGCGCTGTTCTCGCTGTTCGCGCTGGGCGGCGACGTGATCCGCGGCTTCGTCTTCGCGATGATCTGGGGCATTTTCGTGGGCACCTATTCGTCCGTCTTCGTGGCCTCGGCCATCCTGCTGCGCCTCGGCGTGAAGCGCGATTGGTCCAAACCCGACAACACCGCAGGCAACCAATACGCCAACGTGGATGCCTGAGCTTTCAGGCCTCGTGCTTGATGTGATCGCCGCAGAGGGGTTTGCGCTCCTCTGCGGCGCTGCGATTCTGGGGGGGCTGGTGCGCGGCTTTGCCGGGTTTGGCACCGGGCTGATCTGCGTGCCGCTCTTCGCGCTGGTGCTGGGGCCGTTTGAGACGCTCACCGCGCTGATCGTGATGGATCTCTTCGGCCCGCTCCCCAACGTGCAGCGCGCCCTGCGGGATGGCCACCCGCCACAGATTCTGCGCCTTGGGCTGGGCCTGCTTGTGGGCCTGCCCGCCGGTGTTGCGGTGCTGGCGCTGCTCTCGCCCGAGGTCTTCCGCTATGCCGTTTCGCTGCTGGCCTTGCTGATGCTGGGGCTGCTGATCTCGGGTGTGCGCTACACGCGCGCACTTTCGACCCTTGCGTTGACAGCCACTGGCGGGCTTGGCGGCTTTCTGGCGGGCACCTCGGGCCTGCCGGGGCCGCCGGTGATCCTGATGTATATGGCCGGGCCATATCCGGCCGCCGCCGTGCGCGCCAATACGCTGTTGTTCCTGCTGATGGCCGATGTGCTGATGATCGGCGTGCTGTGGCTGTCCGGCGTGCTGGTGCCCGCCGCCGTGCTCACCGGCCTTGCGCTGGTGCTGCCCTATCTCTTGGCCAATGTCGCCGGCGCGGCTATCTTCCGGCCCGAGGCCGAACGGCTCTACCGCCGTGTGGCCTACCTGCTGATCGCTGGGGCCGCGATTGCCGGATTGCCCCTCTGGGGCATGTGAGAAAGGAACGAGCCATGCGCCTGAACGAGATCCGCTTCACCGATGCCCTGCCGGTTGACGGCTACGGCCCCGGTTTCTTCCGCATCGGAGGCGAGGTCCATGAGGGCGCGGTGCTGGTGGCGCCGGAGGGTGTGCAGGCGTGGGGCGGCTTTGACGACACCGCCACGCTGCTGGCGCTCGCGGGCCAGCTGGACGTGCTTTTCATCGGCACCGGCGGCGAAACCGCGCATCTGCCGGAGGGCTTCCGCGCGGCGCTGGAAGCCGCAGGGCTGGGCGTTGAAGCCATGAACAGCCCGGCGGCAGCGCGCACATATAATGTGCTGATCAGCGAGGGCCGCCGCGTGGGTGCGGCATTGCTGCCCGTCGCCGCAGGCTAGGCGCGGCGCGCGGGATGGTCTAAGCCACGGATATGGAACTGAGAGTCAGCGATCTGGCCTGCGCGCGCGGGGGCATCCCCGTGCTGGCGGGTGTGAGCTTCGGCCTTGCCGCCGGGCAGGCCCTACTGCTGCGCGGCCCCAATGGCATCGGCAAGACAACCCTGCTGCGCACGCTCGCCGGGCTGCAGCCGCCGCTGGCCGGTGAGATCTCGCTCGACCGCGAAGCCTTCGCCTATGCCGCCCATGCCGACGGGCTGAAGTCCACGCTCACCGTGGCCGAAAACCTGCGCTTCTGGGCAAAGATCTACGGCACCGGCAGCATCGTGCCTGCGCTTGAGGCCTTCAACCTTTCAAGCCTGCAGGACCGGCAGGCCCATAACCTTTCCGCCGGTCAGAAACGCCGCCTTGGCCTTGCGCGGCTGCTTGTGACCGGCCGCCGCATCTGGGCGCTGGACGAGCCGACCGTCTCACTCGACGTGGCCAGCGTTGGCCTGTTCGCCGCTTCGGTGCGCGCCCATTGCGACGCCGGCGGCGCAGCGCTGATCGCCACCCATATTGATCTCGGCTTTCAGGCCGATGTGCTGGATCTGACCCCTTTCAAAGCCACCGCCGAGGCCGCACAGGCCTTTGACGACGGCTTCAGCGAGGCTTTCCTGTGATCGCGCTGCTGCTTCGGGATCTGAAACTCGCGATCCGCTCCGGCGGCGGCTTCGGGCTGGGGCTTGCCTTCTTCCTGATCCTCACCGTGCTCGTGCCCTTCGGCGTGGGGCCGGAAAGCAGCACGCTTTCGCGCATCGCGCCGGGGATCCTCTGGGTCGGGGCGTTGCTGGCCTGCCTGCTCTCGCTCGACCGCATCTTCGCGCTGGATTACGAGGACGGCTCGCTCGATCTGCTGGCCACTGCCCCGCTGCCGCTGGAGGGCATGACGGCGATGAAGGCGCTGGCGCATTGGCTCACCACGGGGCTGCCGCTTACGCTGGTCGCGCCGCTTTTGGGCGTGCTGCTGAATCTGCCCGCGCCGGGCTACCAGTGGCTGCTGATCACC
The sequence above is drawn from the Pseudoruegeria sp. SHC-113 genome and encodes:
- the ccmA gene encoding heme ABC exporter ATP-binding protein CcmA — protein: MELRVSDLACARGGIPVLAGVSFGLAAGQALLLRGPNGIGKTTLLRTLAGLQPPLAGEISLDREAFAYAAHADGLKSTLTVAENLRFWAKIYGTGSIVPALEAFNLSSLQDRQAHNLSAGQKRRLGLARLLVTGRRIWALDEPTVSLDVASVGLFAASVRAHCDAGGAALIATHIDLGFQADVLDLTPFKATAEAAQAFDDGFSEAFL
- a CDS encoding MlaE family ABC transporter permease; translation: MAAVLTPFTVIGRTTLALLAAIGRITLFALSAVSHVFRPPFYPREFLAALMTIGWYSLPVVGLTAFFTGGALALQIYAGGARFNAEAVVPSIVAIGMVRELGPVLGGLMVAARVASSIAAEIGTMKVTEQIDALTTLSTNPMKYLTAPRLLAATLAVPVLVAVGDAIGILGGYVVGVQRLGFNGAAYLQNTVNFLEPWDVGSGLVKGAAFGFIVALMGCYHGMNSGRGAQGVGQATKSAVVSASVLILAANYLLTEAFFSA
- a CDS encoding Mth938-like domain-containing protein produces the protein MRLNEIRFTDALPVDGYGPGFFRIGGEVHEGAVLVAPEGVQAWGGFDDTATLLALAGQLDVLFIGTGGETAHLPEGFRAALEAAGLGVEAMNSPAAARTYNVLISEGRRVGAALLPVAAG
- the yajC gene encoding preprotein translocase subunit YajC, translated to MFATPAYAQAAGGGSAIASFVPLILIFAIMYFLLIRPQQKKMKEHQKMVSALRRGDQVVTQGGIVGKVSKVLDGADTTGQIEVEIAEGVKVRVIQATVSQVLNKTEPTK
- the ccmB gene encoding heme exporter protein CcmB; amino-acid sequence: MIALLLRDLKLAIRSGGGFGLGLAFFLILTVLVPFGVGPESSTLSRIAPGILWVGALLACLLSLDRIFALDYEDGSLDLLATAPLPLEGMTAMKALAHWLTTGLPLTLVAPLLGVLLNLPAPGYQWLLITLAIGTPALSFIGAFGAALTVGLKRGGLLLSLLVLPLYVPTLIFGAETLRRGIDGQATTTPLLLLAGITLGAVAILPFAAAAAIRINIR
- the secD gene encoding protein translocase subunit SecD, whose amino-acid sequence is MLQMSAFKRVVIIGVCLIGLLFAMPNAFYPRVEGHNDAVKAIEAGADSPENAAAAAAWPSWLPSTIVNLGLDLRGGAHLLAEVQVADVYEARIEALWPDVRDALRPLRETVGTIRLQESAPGELRVRISQPAGMDTALAAVRELARPVVTLTGGGASDLDVRAEGDEIVVSLSEAERLATDDRTLRQSLEIIRRRVDEVGTREPTIQRQGEDRILIQVPGLGSAEELKALIGTTAQLGFHPVVGRSSNPDQDPGLRNKILPSIDEEGVYYIVESLPVVTGEELVDAQPAFDQNNRPAVNFRFNPSGARKFGDYTAENIGSPFAIVLDGEVISAPVIQDHIPGGSGIITGNFNVEESTQLAVLLRAGALPAGLTFLEERTIGPELGQDSIEAGRIACIVAFAAVLVFMVASYGLFGVFANIALMINVGLIFGLLSVIGATLTLPGIAGIVLTIGMAVDANVLVFERIREELKTAKGPARAIELGYEKALSAILDANITTFITAVILFVMGAGPVRGFSITLALGIITSVFTAIYVTRLMIVFWFERKRPKTIEV
- a CDS encoding sulfite exporter TauE/SafE family protein is translated as MPELSGLVLDVIAAEGFALLCGAAILGGLVRGFAGFGTGLICVPLFALVLGPFETLTALIVMDLFGPLPNVQRALRDGHPPQILRLGLGLLVGLPAGVAVLALLSPEVFRYAVSLLALLMLGLLISGVRYTRALSTLALTATGGLGGFLAGTSGLPGPPVILMYMAGPYPAAAVRANTLLFLLMADVLMIGVLWLSGVLVPAAVLTGLALVLPYLLANVAGAAIFRPEAERLYRRVAYLLIAGAAIAGLPLWGM
- the serS gene encoding serine--tRNA ligase; translated protein: MHDIRLIRENPAAFDAAMARRGLSSLSSEILAIDEARRAKIAAAETAQAERNKASKEVGAAKGRGDEAEFERLRALVAEKKDEIARLEAEAKEEDARLAEVLMGLPNVVYDDVPEGADEADNVEIRRFGSPRNFAFTPKEHYELAGVQDGMDFETAAKLSGSRFVVLSGGVARLHRALAQFMIDTHVEEHGLTETWTPVLVREEMMVGTGQLPKFGEDSYQTTDGWWLVPTAEVSLTNIVNGETISESYLPRRYVAHTQCFRSEAGSAGRDTAGMLRQHQFEKVEMVSVTHPEKSEEEHARMTRCAEAILEKLELPYRTVVLCTGDIGFGARRTHDIEVWLPGQNTYREISSISTCGDFQARRMNARFKPDAGGKPEFVHTLNGSGLAVGRALIAVLENGQQEDGSVRLPEVLHPYLGGKSILTAEGKLA
- a CDS encoding ABC transporter ATP-binding protein, whose product is MIRLDNVHKAFGPKKVLQGVDLEIGKGRSMVIIGGSGTGKSVLLKCVLGLVRPDSGTITVDGTDGDNRDAFLARFGMLFQGGALFDSMPVWQNVGFRLLRGALKRPKAEAREIAIEKLRRVGLSPDVADLYPAELSGGMQKRVGLARAIAAEPEIIFFDEPTTGLDPIMAGVINDLIREIVVEMGATAMTITHDMTSVRAIADEIAMLHAGKIQWTGPVAQMEESGDPYLDQFIHGRAEGPIESLR
- the secF gene encoding protein translocase subunit SecF, which encodes MRLKLVPDETNWDFFKRSKLTLGLSGFAMLASVVLFFVVGLNFGIDFKGGTTIRTQSTSEVDVGAYRAAIAPLELGDVSITEVFDPSFNANEHVAMVRIQAQEGAESVSVEVINAVEAALQAVDPSITFPSVESVGPKVSGELVQTAVIAVLMAIGAVLFYIWLRFEWQFALGAVAALVHDVVLTIGIFSALQIKFDLAIIAALLTIVGYSLNDTVVVFDRVRENLRKYKKLPLKEVLNLSINETLSRTMMTSITTLIALFSLFALGGDVIRGFVFAMIWGIFVGTYSSVFVASAILLRLGVKRDWSKPDNTAGNQYANVDA
- the alr gene encoding alanine racemase, which translates into the protein MGTGTLTIDLDALAANWRALDRLSADTVETAAVVKADGYGLGAGRVARALAKAGARRFFVAVAEEGAAVRNALGPGPEICVFSGHMAGDTEMLQDLQLTPMLNSVEQLTRHVESLPGHAFGVQLDSGMNRLGMEPAEWASVAELVLSLAPRLLMSHLACADEPDHEANARQLAAFREMTDGLNVPRSLSATGGILLGPDYHFDLTRPGIGLYGGLPFEAAQPVARIALPVIQTRELTEGEAVGYGCSWTAQAPAHIATISGGYADGLIRAMSGKAQVFAGDTPCPVAGRVSMDLITVDVSHLNEVPAALDILCPAQGVDALAEMAGTIGYEILTSLGARYARRYTGG